AATTTAAATTGAGCCTAAACCTGGTTACCACAGATGTTAAGGGAATAATCAAAACTTTGTCCGTTTTTTttttgtccaggagttggcataATCTGGGTCCTGTAACTCGACCTGAAAACAGTTACAAACGTGTTTATAAAGCAGTTACAAAATTAATTATCATTGTATGTGTTAGCCTACATATAGTCTCATGTCATGGTCAGAAAACACAACTTTCTTTGTGGTTTCCTTTAACCAGATCATACTATCATTATTTCCAAAGGAATGGATGTCGATGAGATTTTGATAATTGACTTTGGTCAATGCACAGTGCAGTTACATGGGTATGTAATTTTGTCTATCAATATGTAGACTAACACCAATAGGAGTTTGCCAATCTGTGTGATGTGCAATTGATGTCTATTAGGGATGGGCGCGAGTACTAGATTAAAGGTTTATATTCTATTACTAATAATCAAATTTACAAatgtaactatactgaacaaaaatataaatgcaacatgtcaagtgttggtcccatgtttcatgagctgaaataaaagatctcagaaatgttccatatgcacaaaaagcttatttctcacatTTTGTGCAGGCATTTTTTTACATCcttgtttgtgagcatttctcctttgccacgataatccatccacctgacaggtgtggcatattaagccGTAtgaggtgcaccttgtactggggacaataaaaggccgctctaaaatgtgcggttttgtcacacaacacaatgccacagatgtctcaagttgaggtagcgtgcaattggtatgctgacagCAGGattgtccatcagagctgttgccagagaatgtaatgttcgtttctttaccataagccacttcaacttcgttttagagaatctggcagtacgtccaaccagcctcacaacagcagaacacttgtaaccacgctagcccaggacccccacatccagcttcttcaccttgtctgattgtctgagaccagccacccggaaagctgatgaaacaggagtatttacatctgtaataaagcccttttgtggggaaaaacccaTTCTGATTGGCAGGTCCTGGCtcccatttttgttcagtatatttagccGGTTAAATGTATAAGCACTGCCACAATTTCAAACTCTGTTCATAGTTTGTGGAGTGTATCAAGTGCAGTGaaaatacattacattttcttttcAGTTGTGTTTCAGAACATCCAGTAATTGGCACAACCAATTGCATACAGGATACATTTTTCCTTCAAACCCGTTTCATTTAAAACTAATATGAGCGTACTGAAAATTATTTTCATGAGAGTACTCGAACACATTCTTTCAAATGCAATCCCTAATGTCTATCTCGAACACTTTCCAAAGCACCTCCCACTCATTCATTTTAAATTTGGCTGAAAAATCAAGGTACaaagtctgtcgttctgcccctgaacaaggcagttaacccattgttcctaggccgtcattgaaaataagaatttgttcttaactgacttgcctagttaaataaaggtaaaatatatatattttttaaacatatcTACTGGCCCAAATCCAAACAGTTTCTACTAGTATCTCCCCATGATGAGTAAACCAGATTGTCATGCTCTAACTAATGACCTGCACAAAGGGAAAATGTGAAAATATTGGTTCTCAGTACAAAACCTTAACCCCAAATCCTGGGTGGATTATTGCTGAGCAGACGGTGTGCCAGTCTGGTTCTGCTTTACTCTACTTTAATACAGGAGCTATCATTGTTCAAtcccaaacagactggtacccaatATAGACTGACTATACCATTCACCTGAGAACCCTGTGTACTGCCCTGAAATGGTCTCTCTTTAGAATATTGGTCAAATCATTTGGCAACACTAGGGGGATTGATTCACTTTCCAAATGAGTCTGATTCAAGCACATTTATAGTCATGGGATTCACATTAggtgaaccttgtttgaggattTTATTTAGCCTATTTTCCAACAGTTTGTTGAATTTAAGAACCAATATTTATGACAACTTGGCCATTACTAATTTATCAGTACTTTCTGAAGTTCATTATCCCTCTTAACCAATGGTTTAAGTGTCCACAAAACAGACAAGGAAGCACTAACTAGCACACAATTAAATAATGGCACTGTATTGATGTTCCGAGTCTGGAACTATGGAATGTTCCACATAAACTGGCTAGAGTGGTGGCTGTCATTGGGGTACGATCAATTGTCTTTTTTTGAAGCCACTGTTAGCTAATAATAGAAGCGTGGCACCCTAGGTCAGGTCAGACATCAGTCAAGCAAATATTCTGCTCCGTACCCATTCACTAATCCCCATGTCTGGCTTGCTATAGGCCAGATGAATTAAGATAGTTCATCTTGGCAAAACATTAGTCGTATAACACCAAATAGAGTTTACACAACAAAAAAACTCATAATCCAATCATTTTCACAGAGATCAGATTATGCATGGCTTTGTCAACACATCTAAGATCCGAAGGGATTTTGGAAATgtaaaataacatttatttaatgTAAAAGTGATGAAAAGATACAAGATTGAGTCTGGAGATAAAAAAAAAGAGCTTAAAATACAAAACAAGTCATTTACAATTGGAATGTTATGCTATCTACCTGACATTTACTTTGAAAGTACATTGTACAAGTTGTAATTACATAATAAATACCTAAAGTATGTATAGGTTTCTTAGAGATTTGTTGAACTGCCATTTGGTTTCACATACCAACTAACAAATATCACCACAAATAAGTTTAGGAAAGCTTTTGAAGATATCACCAATAAAAATATGCCATACAGATGGCCTAAAGATGAGGCCTTTTCAATGACCTTTTCATTTTCCTCATGGACTGTCATACTAAACAGTTACGTAGACTAATACACAGTGGCACAATGGAAATGATGTAGACAATGCCTAATATACAATGGAAAGTGCTGCCCTCTACTGTTCCACTGTACACAAACATCATAAACAACCAAAGGATTAACAGACTTGACTGATAAATTCAAACTGCTGGCAAAAGCTAAAGAGAAACACAAATTGAAATCATGCCTTCAATAAATTATACTTGAAAGAGGCTTAGCCAAGGATATGTGCTATTGTCAGACAGTGTCTCATCCTGTCAACAGGGAAGTGAAACAATAACCTGgcattgggtcattgtcatggctTGTTTACGAATTGACACGCCATTCACCAACAGATGACACACTTGCTCCTGATGGCTTGAACATTCCCCAAaaacacacctaaacacacacacacttgtagacCAATCTAAAACTTAGAGGAAAGGACCTGCTTGAAATAATGTCCTACCTCACTGACTAATCAGGACAAACATCATATGGAAAAAAAATACCCGTAACGCCAATGAACTGAGGTATATTGAGTTCGGTACAAAACAATAATGCATTTCATTATCAACATCACTAAAAAACCCATGTAAGAAAGATCATTTGCGCTGAGTGAAATACTACACTTCAACAAGGAATCCCTCTTTCAATTTAAATTTCTTCTCTCCTGCAGTagaggttttacattttttagatAACCTTCCAAGTCGATGAAATGCCCTATTTCTGTTATTCAAAATGCATTCATTTGTATAGTGTGAAATTATGCAGGGGAAAGGAAGATGTTGAAGAGCACAGCGAACAAGAGGAAGACTACGTAGCCAACTATGCAAAGCCAGAAGCGCGGGTCCTTCAGGAGCTTCTGGTTGTAGGCGCTGAAGAACACATAACCAATGGTCATCCCAGCCACCCCTCCTCCGATGTGCGCCACAAACGAAACCTGAGGGAGACCAGGGAGAAGTCTAATTTCAGTCTAATTTTCCCTTCAAACCAACAAAGTCATGCTGTGCTACAGCCTTACAATTAGCATCCTCTGCCCTGTCGCTGTGGTTAGTATGCAAAGGGTGGACAGCCAGTACAACTAGCAGGACCAGTTTAAATGCAGACAGTGAATTTGGAACCGCACTTCTCACAAAGACTAAGAAAACATGAAATAAAAGCAAGATGAGAGAGTGGAAGCAGGTGATAGATTAGTAGCTTATAGCCCAGTCAGTTAAGCTGCTGGAAAGACAAACAGCTGCAACCCTTATCATGCTCAGCTTCTCCTAAAGCAGAGAGAATAGAATCAAGGATCACACTCATCACAGTCTAGTGACAGGAATGGTTTGGGTGCAATAATTCAGGGGGAACagacaggatgtgtgtgtgacagagtgtgtagaGGGCAATCTGGTTTAGAGATTAGTCAGTCCTGTGTAACTGTAAGCCGTATTATGCAGCTGGGTGGTACTGCTACTGCAGTTTTTTTCTCTCTAGTTTTCTATTTAGGCACACTGATAAAAGCCAGATCTACTCACTGTTATATTGGTCTAGGGTTGGACTTCGCATAAGAGCCTCTCCAGTTGTGAACTAAAGACTGTTCTAAAAAAGCATTGCTCTCTGCTGAAACAATACTTATCTGTCTGTGGAAAATCTTTCAATGCCATGCATTTTAAGAAGAGAAAGGGCATGCAggacaaaaaataaaaaagatgtcTTACCTTCAAGCCAACGTCGTGAGTAAAAAACCTTCTGTAAAGGGCGAATCCGACATCTGTCCCGacttgagaaaaaaaacattgaacgTTTAGTTACTGAAATACAACCACAGAAGCGTGGGCGCTGCTGGAACAGCAAACCTTGAGGCACTGGTGGGAAAATATTACGAGTGGATCTGGGAAGGGACCTACCGATAATCACAATCACTCCAATACGAAACACTCCAAGGAGAGGAATCATCTCTCTGAAGTTCTGTAGGCCAGGGAGTCACGCAAGAGGAAAGAACAGGGAAataatgagagagaaaaaaagtcaTCTGCTAAAATAGTAGAATCAGCAGTTAGCCAGAACTCACCACAACAGCGTTCATGAAGTATCCACCTATGAGGGCATATACCCCCCCAGAGGCCCCTACCAGAGCACTGAGAGGATCAAATATGGAGCTGGCCAGGGAGCCTGAGGACAACATGCATGAGAAGGTCATCTATAGCATTACAGACATTTCAGCTATGAAACCCAAACAGGAAAAAACGAACTTTTGTGAAGCGAAAGAATGTCAGAGACTTAAGTGTGAAACGTGATTACCATCTACACAGCTCTGTGCCTGTGAGTTGCTAGCATTGTACAGTCATGATCAGCAAAAATCGAGATGAGGTATGTAACAAGTGAGCTAATAATAACTAAGGCAACCTGTCGCGCACATTGTGTTGGTTAACCAATCATATGCTATACTATTCATGTCACTAGCTAAAACAGAGTCAACTTAAAAGCAACTTCATTCAGTCGTAACAGACCTTTGAAGACAACTGTGTCTAACTGACTGTGCGTCAATGGAAAAAGGGGGTGTATGTCGATGCCCACCTGCTAGGACGCCTGCCATGTAGACCATGCCCACTTCAAAGCCTTTGTGGACCAGCTCCAGCGGGATGCCCAGCAGTAGCTGCATCACCAGGTTGCCTAGGATGTGCTCTACGCTGTGGGGAAGGAAGAcatagagaggagatggagacatGGGAGTTGAGACTTAGGAGTAGTGGTGGCGCCAGGAATTTTTCACTGGGGTAGCTTGGTCATTGCAAAGGGGTGCTTGCAATCTATGAAGTACGTACACACAAGCTAAAATTCAAGCTAGCTAGATACTATCTGTACAATGGTAGCCTCTTCGCCCCGGGATACATGTACACTGGGGCCAGTGTCAAAGAGAAGTTAATCAATCATTGACATTGAAGCCACAAAAAAATCTCAGAAGTAGAAGTGTCAGCTGGTAAAATTGCCAACCAAAGTGAAAACAACTTTGCATTCTAGCATTAAATATTTTACAGCTAGTAGTATCTAATagggcggcaggttgcctagtgcttagagcattgggccagtaactgaaaggttgctagatcgaatccccgagctgagaaggtaaaactctgtcgttctgcccctgaacaaggcagttaacccactgctcctaggccgtcattgtaaataagaatttgttcttaactgacttgccaagttaaataaaggtgaaatatttttgttgttgatatatCAGCGTTAAATCAAATAACCACCAGCTTCACCCTTATGTGGCTGCTAGAAAAACTAGAAAGCAAACGTCAACAGCCAATCCAGTAGGGGCTAGAAGCTATAGTCAGCTTTTATTGGTCAAAAGCGACAGGATATCGCGGAGTATATGCATAAAGTTCAGCTTTCCACAACTTTGGTCCCACCCCGTTCACGCTCCCTCGCGTCACCCAACTGTCCCCCCCGCCCACTTCACTAAAAATGAAATGAGGCTCCATTGTTTCGTCGCCCACATCATGTTATGTGGATATGTAAGGTCAGGCTGCCTATATGAAACAACACAGTTAATGTTAACTGCAAAACCTTTAGCTTTTAGCTAACGCTAGCTGATGGCTAGGTTGGCACATATTTGCAAGCAAAGTACATTTCAACACATCctcaaaaacattattttacctGAGAAGATCTTCTTAAATTATTTCAGGTAAAAACTCCTTATTCCACAATTCTGGAGAAAAAAATACAATCTAAAATCTTCATAAAAGGCATCAGGTAGAAGTAAATTAAGCTATGAATACGAAGAGAATTGTACATTTTCATGAATTTGATAATATAAGATTGAAGCCCATTCAAAAACAGTACAGGACTTGCATGAGGAAGTAGGCAAGACTTTCATAGGGTATAGCTAGCTATAAGCAACTTTTACATAGTCCGAATATACAGTATCTCAATTAACAGGATTTTTCAGCCACTCAAATTCATGAGATTTTGGCTGAGCCAATGAGGAGGCACTGCGTTATGTAGGCTGTGCCATCTTGCTGAGCAGTTGGAGCTCGTTCGTGAGAAAAGGATTTTGAGAGAGAGAAATCCTGTGGatttagcactttgtgacatcggctgatgtaaaaatggttttataaatacatttgattgatttgaatgAAATATGTTAACTTTTGTTATATATTGACAATTTAAAACATAGGCCTATTCTAGAGGGGGCTTCCGCCACTGTCTTGCTACCCCTTAGCACCGCCAGTGTGAGAGTATGATTGAGTGGATAGGCGAGTGAATGTCTTACCAATGAATCAGAACCTGTGGAAAGACTCAGGCCAGGATTcaaagaaacacaaacaacgtgCACACTGCAATTAACTTTTAAAGGTCATTTTTGCTTGGGCCAACATCCACAGCATTTACAGTGAATGCAAGCTCTATGAACATTTGGGAAATTGCCTTTTAAAGCCTTTCACTTGGATTGAATCGTGACCTCAAACTCTGAAGAACCCAGAACTGCTTTAGCAGTGGCCAAGTGTTGTATAAACAGATGATATGGGAGAGAGTGAATCATTTCAGTGAGATGTGTCAAGTAGAATGatctgcaatgctctactcttttggacacagattaagccacaggaggttggtggcaccttaattggggaggacgggctcatggtaatgtctggagcagaatcagtggaatggtttcaaacacatggtttccatgtgtttgatgccattccattcgctcttattatgagccgtcctcccctcagcagcctcctgtggattaagcctagtcctgaacTAAAAAGTTTGGTCAATGGTAAATCTCCAGTGGGCTTGGGCATCTGTGTGAGGTGAAGTGACCCTTACCCAGCGTGGACAAACATGTAGGAGACAAAGCGCCACGCCTCCTCCCGCTGGTCAGACTTGTAAGTGAGAGGGCTGTTCCAGATGCCCTCGCCCAGGGTGACCCACTGCTTCTGGGGCTTCCACACCGCATAGTAGATAAACACTGCTAActgtccagacagacacagattAGATCAGTGACTAGTAACATAATGACAGGAGGGGTCCTGAAAGGCTAAACAGTTGCTTTAAATGTAGCCATTAGTCAGCCTTTTACATAGTGTTGCAGTATGGTCAGAGCAGACCATTATAGTAAAATACAAACATACTTCAAACTGATAACACACAATGGCAACAAAGTTAatgagaagagcagagagaaccCTAGACAAATTCCTTTAACAAACTGCGTAGACATCGCACATTTTTCTACTCACAAACTCATTTCACCTTTAATATCAAACACACATCTCAATTATTTTGCCATAACAAGCTCACCATACTACTAAAATATCTGAAATGTCATGGACACAGTGTACGTGGTGTATGATTAAAATCACATTCCTTGGGAGGATAACCTTAAACCTTGGTCCCAATGTTAATTGTGCTCAAACTCTATTTTCATTGAGCCAACGCATAGGTCTAGGGATTGCTCTAAGAATCTTGGATGAATTCAGACATTGAGATGGATAAGCTGGCCGAGACCTCCCacagcagaaggagagagaggaatgtcTGGTACAAGAGCTCTTCAGTTTGGACCTTAGCCACATCCAAACTCAGAGAGTTTGAATACACAAATACCAATGTTTGGCCATTTAATCGAGCTCGCCAGATTGTAGTCCTAAAAAAAcggaaatgagttacctctggttcgttcagccattcctaaGGGGGAAATTaatggggaaagaatagggttttgggataaacatagaaaataaggtctgaggttaacacaggcttaggagagaCGTTttattctatgagataatatcagtcagttaaaatgacctttatgaattatgaagcctttgtgCTTTATgtgcttcaaaattcacaaaaagtgacgttagctgattaagattatctcatagaacaaaacgtataagatctcctaagcctgtgtttatcACAGACCTTATTTCTGGCatttataataaaaataaaaaaacattcattTTCCCATAGGCTTCGTCCAATGAACCATGGTGGAGGTATAATATCAGCTGCACCTCTCTCTTTAAATACCATGTCCAGAGCATTTCCTGAAAACGAAAATTCACTCAGGTATAACAACACAATCATAACAACGTATGCACATGCAAAAGAGGCTACTTGTTGTCAATGCTGCGCTGCCATTAGTAGGATGCATATTAACCATGATGCGTATTAACCCTCACCTCGCCGATGCTGATGAGGATGATGAAGATGGGAGGGGGGCAGCAGTTGGCTCGCTCCCGGTACTGTTCGTGGAGTTCTTCCGGAAGCATCCACTTGGAGATGGAGCGATGGAACCTCTCGCAGCATCCAACCTTCCTATTCCCGTCATCATCACGTCCTGTATCCCCCATCTGTCTCCCATCTCTGTCTACAGGGTCTACAGCGAGGGGGTCCTGCTCTTCAATGTCTATGTCCATCACTCCTCAGATCGTAGCCTAGACAAATAGAGTGGATGAGTCCTACAGTCAAATTAATTGACAGGAAGAACACGATACATTTCAGATCTCTATGAAAGTATGTCATTGTCTTTTCACTATGTGTCGATAGACACACATTGAGGGCTGGTTTCCTAGACACTGATTAAATTTgacttcatctgtgtctgggaaactagACCATAGGCAGAGGATTTTTTGGGGAATAAAACCATAAAAAGGTGAGGAATGCACCATTCAATGTAACAGTAATTGATTTGTTAAGAGTGTATGTTGTGTTAAATGGGTTGGGTTTGCGTCAGATTAACAAAACAAAGGGTGAGATATTGTCTTCTGAATTATTGGTTGAGTAGCTACAGGGTTAACGACACATTAGTGAGGTATTTAATGCTGTGATAAACATGAGAAAGAGCTGAAGTTCAGCTTTGATGTATACAATTGTTGTCTCTAGGGACAATTACAGTAGCTATACAAATCTTCCTGGAACACAGAGCAGATGCTTTTTGGAATTATCCTAATAAAGGGGTCCCCAATTACATTCAGCCGTGGGACGATTTTTCCTTGAGCTGATGGTCATGGGGCCGGGAAAATGTACtgcaagaatcccaaacagatatagTATTTGGCAAAAACAATAATTAAAACATTGATTACATTGGGATACAATCACATATGCCTCTCTATtaatgtgtgggaatacttggtaacagatttttttaaattacaattTTTACAATATATATAGACCTTCTCAGAAAACTTAAGGGGGGGGGCAAATACATTCGGACCGCCCATTGGGGAACCCTGGCCTAATACATCAATGGCTGATATATTGGACTACTTTGGAGTCTGCCACTGTAGGGTCAATATGAATGACAGAAATACAAGCGCGGTCAATACAATTTCAAAGTGAATTTTCCTAAGCCCTTTTTTTGACAACGTggcttttttttctccaatttacCTGTATATGAACCATGTAAACTTAACCCACACACATATGATCATGTCCCATTCAGTACAGAAGTTGGTCTACACATTTCCCATAATAACAGAGGCCTATATAGCAGGCAATGGTGTTTAGAAAGTTTAGAAGTAACTTACGTAACGTTACTGATTGGTAGAGCTGTCGTGTAAAATGATTCAACTCAACCTTTCCACTAGCATCTTAAAATACATCAATTACTGTAGAAGTTTCTCTTTGATACtttttcttttgttttatattttcAAGCAATTCTAAAACAGTCCGGACATTCCAAGGCGCGTAAAATCCTGACTACTGTCCTTTGGAAAATGACCGTCAATTCTGATAAATGACTTGAGATAATTACAGACCTCCCTTCGCTTTTCCTGTTACGAACTTCCTTCCTTTTCCAAACAAACAACTGAAGCACCCCCACATGAAACGAATAGGCTACTGAATCTCATTTCATAAATCTAAAAAGTTGAATGTAGCGCAAATTTCGCAGGCATTTTGCAACAACTCACCTGCGCTTCCGGTAACACCTGAGACCGGTGACGCCATCATGGGCTTGAGGCTTTGGCTGGAGGTCCCCATTGATGAAATGTCCTCCATCAACAACATATTATTAAAAGTGTGATATGCATCGTTGTTTCGTGGACCACAGACAAACGAGTCATATACTTGTTTATCAACGATTCTGGTGTTCAAATATTTTAATTGTTCCAAAGGAAAAGCTTGTACTGTCAAGCATCCTCTCAATGCAATTTCTGCACAATACGAGTTGTACCACTAGAGGGTATAAGAGACCATTACAAAAGAGAGACACCCAtaataattttttgttgttgttgaagtttTACATGTACTGACTATTGGGCTGCTTGTTGATTTTCACATATACACCAATCCTCTCAGAACTTCATAAGTGCCCATGGGGGTAGGAAGTAGTGTTAAATTAGACATTTTGGAATTGTCACAATAGTTACCCCCAACCTGATAACTACTCAAgtcatacaatgcattcggataTGGAACGCAAAGACCCGCTTGTCAAAAAAGATaaacgtcaaataacactatttgacatgtcaaatgaGCTCGttcaccaatcaggacctgaatatgactgcacgtcacataataatttaacacgttaatacattttttacgtagtcattacacattgattacactagcAATCCTATTcgatatgtcacaacgattcacgGATATGTATGCTATGACGCTGGTAAAGTTTTGACTCGCGCACCTGCCGCTGTCGCACGAGTGCAGACACACTTCCCCTTAATAGTGATGGGCTCGTTCGGCTCAGTTCACCAAAAATAGCTTTTGCctcccaaacggctctttaaaaaaatatgttttgtattttttcaagtgAAACAGTTTGCaatagt
The sequence above is drawn from the Salmo salar chromosome ssa05, Ssal_v3.1, whole genome shotgun sequence genome and encodes:
- the LOC106605138 gene encoding rhomboid-related protein 2 — encoded protein: MDIDIEEQDPLAVDPVDRDGRQMGDTGRDDDGNRKVGCCERFHRSISKWMLPEELHEQYRERANCCPPPIFIILISIGELAVFIYYAVWKPQKQWVTLGEGIWNSPLTYKSDQREEAWRFVSYMFVHAGVEHILGNLVMQLLLGIPLELVHKGFEVGMVYMAGVLAGSLASSIFDPLSALVGASGGVYALIGGYFMNAVVNFREMIPLLGVFRIGVIVIIVGTDVGFALYRRFFTHDVGLKVSFVAHIGGGVAGMTIGYVFFSAYNQKLLKDPRFWLCIVGYVVFLLFAVLFNIFLSPA